In Nymphaea colorata isolate Beijing-Zhang1983 chromosome 10, ASM883128v2, whole genome shotgun sequence, the genomic stretch TGTATGTTGCATGTGGCACGAATGCGTCTGTTCAGTCTTTGACGGTTCCATTTCTGGTCTTCCATTATCTTTTTAAAGCCAGCCACTATAATGCATACTTGGCGTGGCTTGATAACCACGAGATTCAAGTGTCTTTTGTGAAACCTGAATtcttaaatagaaaaaaaaaaaatcgacgaCCTTTTCTGCACTATGTTTAGATATTTGGTTTAGAAAAACATTTGCCCTATGATCGATCCATTGCACCGGCTTTATGCTTGCAAATCCAGTATCGGAAGGcgaaaatttaaaaatgccCTTTCACGACCACGCGACGCGCAAAGAACTTTGCTGCTGATTGTCAGTTTTCTGATTCATAAACAGCTTGTACTGCcccattttttcataaaaaagacTGCCTCGTATATAAATATTTTGGTTGACCCCAGTCTCCTCTTGTTACCGACCGTGGAACATTGAGCAAAAGATGAAAGTACCAATACACAATCAGTTCATCAACAAGTACATAAAGCCTGTTTACTTGGAACTAGTCTGCGCCATGGTAAAACTCGGCTCGTAGCGTTTGAttccagaaaaaaatataatgaaattaTACAAAATTAATACAGAACACCGGATCAATTTCTCGCACGGCAGGATCATCCTTTGGATTCTTAACCAACGTTCACCCGACGGAGCTGAAATTCGAGTATACATTCGAAAGGGATACGATAAAAAGTGATATCAAAGCAGAACAACGAGAAAAGTCGTGAAAGGACTGCTTCCCAGGTATCACATTTTTCATTTAGGAGTGATTATTTTCCAGTATCACTGACATGCAAATTATCAGCCATTAGATGCAAGATCCGCATACCTATCCAACCATCAATGTGTACCAGGACTTCCAGAGattgcctttctttttctttcctcgaAGAACCATGGCACTTAAATGCACGCTAGTACTGAAAGGCGCTCTTCAACCACCGCACTGGTAACAATTCAATAATTCCATGACAGACACTGCATCTTCCCGGTCAAAATGTGGAACACCAAAGGTCTTCTAGATGGAAATCATCATCTTGCTGCAGACGTCCATCACAAATCTTCTTTCTTGCtacttttctttcccttctgcATCTTTTTCAGCCGTGTTAGGCCAGCAGCTGTGATTTTTGCATTGCCAATGATTGCTGCAACAAGTTCTGGCTCTGTACATGCTTTAATGAGCTCCTTTTCCCTGCTAGTGACGTCTTGCATATGGACAAACAGATTTATAGCAGTTTTTGCAGCTGCAGGAACGAAAAAGGTTTCATATATTAGACATACCAATTAGTGTCACAAATAAAGCCATCTTTTTGCCTATATAAGCTTCAAACTTAGTCGACGACTTCTAGAAGCACATATTTGccattcactttttttttaatctaattttCCTCAATGACTTTTGATGCCATGGAAACGAGAtattttcatctcatttaaTATATTATAGCAGCTACCAACTTATCACTTAGCAGAAACATGTAGCCAGTAGCCACCTATTTCTTGCAAGCAATTCAGGAGATTAGATGAGTTGCTGATTAATTTAGTGAATGGTATGAAGTATGCAGAAGTCATCTTCACTCAGCTCTCCATATTTGGTGTTAAAGATTGAATACAGTTCAGAAATGTATATCCCCTTTCTCATCATTGGCATCAAACTTATTTATCATACTTAACCTAAAAGATTCATAGTCAGCATATGATTACATACTTTTCTACTGGAAAATATTATGCTGTATTAAGTGATAGGAATCACATCACAAGATCACATACAAATGATTTTTAGTTTCTAACCACACAGTAAGCCCCAACGTCAGATCCTGTATATTTTCCAGCCAAAAAGACACATAGCTAAATAATGCAGATTGTCAAGGAAGAGTATAAAGGAAAATCATATAAGATGGTGAAGCAACAGCGTCTATACTTTTCCATGACACTGTAAAACAAGTGACTGTTTTTGctgaatatttaaaataatgCAAACTTTGAGTTTAAAAGGGAAATCAGAACTTTCTGATGTTTAAAGCCACTGCAAGCTTGATTACACTATGATGcagattttctaaaaatttgcCCAAAAATCTATGTTTCCAAATTCTCTACTAAATGTCCTCAGTTATATAGAGTTTCTCAATGTTTTCTCAAGCTCTTGTTAAGAAACAAACacattttgaaaagatttcAAGAAATTCCTACAAAAGAGATTCCTCACAAACCAAGCTCCTAAAGCACTTGAGCAAACAATCACCAACATatgatacaacaaaaaaaaactcaaaacagTGAAgtaccttttcctctttttgccGTGCCTGGAGTCATCTTCACACGATATTTGTATGATTGAACTGCACTATAAGGGCCACATACAGGCACAGCATAAAGAAGAACATCATTTGTAAGAGGACATCCAGTAAAGTAATCTAgatcattcaatttttctttttcttcagctGTTTCCTGAACATCATCATCCTCAAATGTATTGTCAAGTTCTTCCCTATTGCTCTGCAGATCCACGTGCTCATTCGTAATGTCGGGGTTTTCTGGGCAATCACGGGAAAGGTGACcagtttttttacatttataacATATCTTGGAGGCGACTTCCTGTCCTGTCATGTTAAGAATCTTAAGATAATGAGAACATCAGCAAATGGCCTCCATAAATACGTCATATACAAACCCATGCAAGAAAGATAGGGACTAATTCAAATAACATCAACAGATCATCAGTGATCTCATTATCATATTCAACTAAAGgtgacaaatagaaaaaagaagtttaaatttctttttccaaaaaatcattAAAGAGAAGAAATGCAAAAATAATGAACATCATGTGACTTCTCTTCAAGTATGTTATTACCTGTAGCCATTTTCTCCTTATTGGAAGTGCTTTTCCTGTCTTGTGGTAATTCTTTCACATCCTTGTTTGCTTTTCCAGCAGACTGAATTGGATTCAAGCCAACAGCAAGATAAGAAGatattatgaaaaaaacaagaaattagatCTGCTTGATTCAAATTGGCCTAGCAGCAACATCACTTTAAAAAGACAACTTGAAAACATTCTACTTACAGCTAGCAAAGCCATACGAATTATCCTTTCTTCCTCATCTTGCTCAGAAtacttttcctttattttcttaagttttcctttttgtccaCGAGCAACCTTGCCCCCAGCTGACTTTTGGCTTCCTACACCTTTGTCCTCTTTTTGTGGAGCTAACTTTTGGTTTCCCACATGCTTGTCCAACACATCACCTTCTTTGCTTTCATGCTGTCCAGTAGCAAGACTACCTTTCTCtgcttttttaagttttcttctCTCTGCCTTGGAAATGTAAGCCTTATCTCTTGGTGTAGCAACTTTTTTCTCGGGATCATACTGTTCCAACACATCATCTTGAAGAGATTCTTCCACATGCTCATTCACTGGCACCTTAACAGGTCCTAGAGCAAGTGTTCTGTCAAAAACAACTTCTAATTCAGGCAAAATTTGTTTTGGAACATCAGAAAGGGCAAAACCAAGCACAGCAGGAGGTGCACTTGCAAGCAAGGGTACGGGAGGTACATCTCCCTTTTCAGAATTTGCATCAATTATTGGCTCAGAATTACTCTTAGTATCTGTAATCTGATCATCAGCTCTACATACAACATCCCCAATGTCTTCCCCACTAAGAGAATCCACTTCATCCTCAACAGTTTCTATGTCTTCTGTTTCTTGCAACCCTTCCTCCTCACCCCTTATCCTCCTTTCATTTAGATGAGAACCCAATGAGCTTTCATCCAATCGAAAGAGCAAGCCAAAACCCATAACAAGTGGGTGTGGTGGaaggaagtttttttttccacGAATCATGAAGCTGCCTACAGTAAGATACTCTCCTGTTGGAGCAGTTTTACTAACTTGATGTGGGTAGACCCACCAAGCACTTGTAACCATCTTTGCTTCCCAAGCTTGGCTATGGCAGACCTGCATCACCAAATTCAGTACAACAAAGGATAACCAAACAGGAAGCCATGTTGGGACATGCAAGTCAACAGGACGATTCAGTTCCCAGTAAATAGTGGAGGAGACACTTTCGGTCTTAACCAGCTCACGTAGCTACATGATCAGGTCAGGCCCTATGGAAATCTATTTTCCCCATATGAAATGTTAGCCTAGCACTCATGCCAGGACAGATTTTGCTTGATTGGGTATTAGGCTCCTGGCCAGTCCAAACCTGCCTGATGCCCACAAATGTGCCTCCTTCCCAACTTCTTGCCTTAAGGCATCCATTTTAATCAGTATCTGGCCTGAGCTGCCCAGTGTGAAACTAATGCGACTAAGCAGCACAACCACCAGTTGGCTTGCATAGTTCATTTAAAGTGGACAGAAGTATGTGCAGATTAAAGTACTTAGAAAACATAAATCCAAGAAAGAAGTAATAGGCTTACAGTGAAGCATCCAGCCTGGTTTAAAGTTAGAGGTGGTATTGCAAGATCTGGCGTGTGATTTTTTATGACAGTACTTGAAGCACCATGAAGATCAGCATGAACATAGCTACAGAAAAACAGAAGCACAATAAATTAAGATATAGAATTGGGAAGCAAATTGCAAGGTTTGACTTTTACATAGATGGAATTAAAGCAACTGCAAAAGAAGATACTTCACAAGAAACCGTCGCATACAAAAGAACTTTAACAGTCATCATTCATAGATTCTGCAGAAGTCTACAGAGCTCACTGCACGGTTTAAGATCTATCAGATGAATGTTTGCTTCATTCCCACATGATGTCAAAGAACTTACAAAATAAAGGAAactttttaattacttttttgAATGCTTAGTCATGCACCTTTGGTAAAATAAACGACTCAATCA encodes the following:
- the LOC116262267 gene encoding uncharacterized protein LOC116262267 isoform X2; amino-acid sequence: MTLLRSHRDDDKGLAIMSRHRYPVESCRVFERTSPTKLETTLMRSEKDERDSNRSFGAEVGSVNVQNSELQSQQEGVTISGKRSNSNKKENDGEQGRKMTLKAILGDSLGYGPALCEHIILDAGLVPNMKIGRASDNTFSQDALHALATAVGKFEDWLEDVISGAKLPEGYILMQKMPSGKKEALLSTEISTNKVYDEFSPILLNQFKSREFVRMDTFDAVLDEFYSKIESQRAEQQQRAREESAVQKLTKIQLDQENRVHALKKEVDHSLTMAELIEYNLQDVEAAIMAVRVALANGMDWEDLARMVKEEKKSGNPVAGLIDKLHLERNCVTLLLSNNLDEMDDDERTNPAYKVEVDLSLSAHANACRWFEMKKRQENKQKKTITSHEKAFKAAERKTKQQLAQEKTVAAISHMRKVHWFEKFNWFISSENYLIISGRDAQQNEMVVKRYMSKGDIYVHADLHGASSTVIKNHTPDLAIPPLTLNQAGCFTVCHSQAWEAKMVTSAWWVYPHQVSKTAPTGEYLTVGSFMIRGKKNFLPPHPLVMGFGLLFRLDESSLGSHLNERRIRGEEEGLQETEDIETVEDEVDSLSGEDIGDVVCRADDQITDTKSNSEPIIDANSEKGDVPPVPLLASAPPAVLGFALSDVPKQILPELEVVFDRTLALGPVKVPVNEHVEESLQDDVLEQYDPEKKVATPRDKAYISKAERRKLKKAEKGSLATGQHESKEGDVLDKHVGNQKLAPQKEDKGVGSQKSAGGKVARGQKGKLKKIKEKYSEQDEEERIIRMALLASAGKANKDVKELPQDRKSTSNKEKMATGQEVASKICYKCKKTGHLSRDCPENPDITNEHVDLQSNREELDNTFEDDDVQETAEEKEKLNDLDYFTGCPLTNDVLLYAVPVCGPYSAVQSYKYRVKMTPGTAKRGKAAKTAINLFVHMQDVTSREKELIKACTEPELVAAIIGNAKITAAGLTRLKKMQKGKKSSKKEDL